In the Kitasatospora terrestris genome, one interval contains:
- a CDS encoding carbohydrate kinase family protein → MPEHEIAYDVLVAGGVGVDTIVRVDSLEIPAGDSVGVPPVVDYVGHTGNGVALGCQALGLRTKLIDFLGDDPQGELVLAEYRRRGLDFSHLVSPAGTPRGVNLVDAEGRRFSFYDGRHPADLRLPRAFHLPHLRRARHVHLSITGVTRDMYDDVRALGLSSSTDLHAWDGLSEHHRWYALRSDLVFLSAAGCDGRPEEVMRGILADGVARVVVATAGADGSYLLTREDPTVRHHPALDPGLPIVDTNGAGDSFVAAFLAAHLAGRPHATAMRAGTLAGAHACTTAGTHTSFITAAELEPLLNTA, encoded by the coding sequence CACCATCGTCCGCGTCGACTCCCTGGAGATCCCCGCCGGCGACTCCGTCGGCGTCCCACCGGTGGTCGACTACGTCGGCCACACCGGCAACGGCGTGGCCCTCGGCTGCCAGGCCCTCGGCCTGCGCACCAAGCTGATCGACTTCCTCGGCGACGACCCGCAGGGCGAACTCGTCCTCGCCGAGTACCGCCGCCGCGGCCTCGACTTCAGCCACCTGGTCTCCCCCGCCGGCACCCCGCGCGGGGTCAACCTGGTCGACGCCGAAGGCCGCCGGTTCTCCTTCTACGACGGCCGTCACCCGGCCGACCTGCGGCTGCCCCGCGCGTTCCACCTCCCCCACCTGCGGCGCGCCCGGCACGTCCACCTCTCCATCACCGGCGTCACCCGCGACATGTACGACGACGTCCGCGCGCTCGGCCTCAGCTCCTCCACCGACCTGCACGCCTGGGACGGCCTGAGCGAGCACCACCGCTGGTACGCGCTCCGCTCCGACCTGGTGTTCCTCTCCGCCGCCGGCTGCGACGGCCGGCCGGAGGAGGTCATGCGCGGCATCCTCGCGGACGGCGTCGCCCGCGTCGTGGTCGCCACCGCGGGGGCGGACGGCAGCTACCTGCTCACCCGCGAGGACCCCACCGTCCGCCACCACCCGGCGCTGGACCCCGGCCTCCCGATCGTCGACACCAACGGCGCCGGCGACTCCTTCGTCGCCGCCTTCCTCGCCGCCCACCTCGCCGGCCGCCCCCACGCCACCGCCATGCGCGCCGGCACCCTGGCCGGCGCCCACGCCTGCACCACCGCGGGCACCCACACCAGCTTCATCACCGCGGCCGAACTCGAACCCCTCCTGAACACCGCCTGA
- a CDS encoding C40 family peptidase: MSLHRRPTLPGVQRLACALALTAAATSAIGVTVTPAQAEPTSRQDVKAQIDQIYDEAEQASEKYNAAQELQRRLQAETSALQDQIASGQEELNLLRQDLSAVAAAQYRSGGIDPGVRLMLDSDPAGYLARARSLDQAVERQNETLRQVLDRQGRLDQRRAEATGKLAELDRVRQTLAESKDEIRQRLLKAQKLLDGLGTAERARMAADDAREAEQRATRGTDRLDLGTLPPSSDRAAVALAAAISKIGSPYVYGSTGPRAFDCSGLMYWSWRQAGVTLPRTSQAQASAGRRISLAEARPGDLVIFYRDMHHVGMYAGGGVVVHAPYPGARVRYESVNAMPVTGVVRV; the protein is encoded by the coding sequence ATGTCACTGCACCGCCGCCCCACTCTGCCGGGCGTCCAGCGGCTGGCCTGCGCGCTGGCCCTCACCGCAGCCGCGACCAGCGCCATCGGCGTGACCGTCACCCCGGCCCAGGCCGAGCCGACCAGCAGGCAGGACGTCAAGGCCCAGATCGACCAGATCTACGACGAGGCCGAGCAGGCCTCCGAGAAGTACAACGCGGCCCAGGAACTCCAGCGCAGGCTCCAGGCCGAGACCTCCGCGCTGCAGGACCAGATCGCCTCCGGCCAGGAGGAGCTCAACCTGCTCCGCCAGGACCTCTCCGCGGTCGCCGCCGCCCAGTACCGCTCCGGCGGCATCGACCCCGGCGTCCGGCTGATGCTCGACTCCGACCCGGCCGGCTACCTCGCCCGTGCCCGCTCCCTCGACCAGGCCGTCGAGCGGCAGAACGAGACCCTGCGCCAGGTGCTCGACCGGCAGGGCCGGCTCGACCAGCGGCGCGCCGAGGCCACCGGCAAGCTCGCCGAACTCGACCGGGTCCGGCAGACCCTCGCCGAGTCCAAGGACGAGATCCGGCAGCGGCTGCTCAAGGCGCAGAAGCTGCTCGACGGCCTCGGCACCGCCGAGCGCGCCCGGATGGCCGCCGACGACGCCCGCGAGGCCGAGCAGCGCGCCACCCGCGGCACCGACCGGCTCGACCTCGGCACCCTGCCGCCCTCCTCCGACCGGGCCGCCGTCGCGCTCGCCGCCGCGATCAGCAAGATCGGCTCCCCCTACGTGTACGGATCCACCGGCCCCCGTGCCTTCGACTGCTCCGGTCTGATGTACTGGAGCTGGAGGCAGGCCGGAGTGACCCTGCCCCGCACCTCGCAGGCCCAGGCCTCCGCCGGCCGGCGGATCAGCCTCGCCGAAGCACGACCGGGAGACCTGGTGATCTTCTACAGGGACATGCACCACGTCGGCATGTACGCCGGCGGCGGTGTCGTCGTGCACGCGCCCTACCCGGGCGCGCGGGTGCGGTACGAGAGCGTCAACGCGATGCCCGTCACCGGGGTGGTGCGGGTCTGA
- a CDS encoding NlpC/P60 family protein, with translation MASHRRPKPAGRARISILTAAAATAVALSAQAGAHADPAPTKDQVKQQVDELNEQAEVKTEAYNAAVEKQQTLQKQVTQLQDQVARQQAQVTTVQDTLAGIAVEQYRTGGIPQTVQLMLSSNPDVFLGEAGRLDQVGATQADLLKAFKDEQGKLDQQRKEAEQKLGELDSTTKSLKAGKEEIQGKLAKAQELLNSLTQKEREDLAAAEAKAAASSQAAAERASRDTPRADLAPANLPAGSGYAAAAIAAAQSKLGSWYSYGAAGPSTFDCSGLMQWAYAQAGVSIPRTSQSQAGAGTSVGSNIANAKPGDLIIYYGDQHHVGMYVGNGQIIHAPHTGAQVRYESATAMPINRIVRV, from the coding sequence GTGGCGTCCCATCGTCGTCCCAAGCCCGCCGGCCGCGCCCGCATCTCGATCCTGACCGCCGCTGCCGCCACCGCGGTCGCGCTCTCCGCCCAGGCCGGTGCCCACGCCGACCCGGCGCCGACCAAGGACCAGGTCAAGCAGCAGGTCGACGAGCTCAACGAGCAGGCAGAGGTCAAGACGGAGGCGTACAACGCCGCCGTCGAGAAGCAGCAGACCCTGCAGAAGCAGGTCACCCAGCTCCAGGACCAGGTCGCCCGCCAGCAGGCCCAGGTGACCACGGTTCAGGACACCCTGGCCGGCATCGCCGTCGAGCAGTACCGCACCGGCGGCATCCCGCAGACCGTCCAGCTGATGCTCTCCAGCAACCCGGACGTCTTCCTCGGCGAGGCCGGCCGCCTCGACCAGGTCGGCGCCACCCAGGCGGACCTGCTGAAGGCCTTCAAGGACGAGCAGGGCAAGCTCGACCAGCAGCGCAAGGAGGCCGAGCAGAAGCTCGGCGAGCTGGACTCGACCACCAAGAGCCTCAAGGCCGGCAAGGAAGAGATCCAGGGCAAGCTGGCCAAGGCCCAGGAGCTGCTGAACTCGCTCACCCAGAAGGAGCGCGAGGACCTCGCCGCCGCCGAGGCCAAGGCCGCCGCCAGCTCCCAGGCCGCCGCCGAGCGCGCCTCGCGCGACACGCCCCGGGCGGACCTGGCCCCCGCCAACCTGCCGGCCGGCTCCGGCTACGCGGCCGCCGCCATCGCCGCCGCCCAGTCCAAGCTGGGCAGCTGGTACTCCTACGGCGCGGCGGGCCCGTCCACCTTCGACTGCTCCGGTCTGATGCAGTGGGCGTACGCCCAGGCGGGTGTCTCGATCCCGCGCACTTCGCAGTCCCAGGCCGGCGCGGGCACCAGCGTGGGCAGCAACATCGCCAACGCCAAGCCCGGTGACCTGATCATCTACTACGGCGACCAGCACCACGTCGGCATGTACGTCGGCAACGGCCAGATCATCCACGCGCCGCACACCGGCGCGCAGGTCCGCTACGAGTCGGCGACCGCGATGCCGATCAACCGGATCGTCCGGGTCTGA
- a CDS encoding C40 family peptidase, giving the protein MASHRRPKQPSRARVSVLTAAAATAVALSAQVSAHAAPAQPNKDEVKAQVDKLLEEQEQAAEKYNGAKERADQLHKQADQLQDQIARSQAQMTDLAGGLAAVAADEYRTGGVDPSMQLMLSTDPDKYLAQASSFEQAANTQADTLRSLKDQQRRLDQQKQEAAAVLAELDSSTQALNDAKNQVQEKLKEAQKLLSKLSAADRAAILGGGAAASRSDSRYDLSSLPQPGGYAGVAVNAAMGKRGSAYVWGATGPSTFDCSGLMVWAYKQAGVSLPRTSQSQASVGTGVPLSAAQPGDLVIYYGDAHHVGMYIGNGLVVHAPRTGDVVKVMAVDTLPIKTIRRV; this is encoded by the coding sequence TTGGCCTCCCACCGCCGTCCCAAGCAGCCGAGCCGTGCGCGGGTCTCCGTGCTCACCGCTGCCGCCGCGACCGCGGTCGCCCTGTCGGCCCAGGTGAGCGCGCACGCCGCGCCCGCCCAGCCGAACAAGGACGAGGTGAAGGCCCAGGTCGACAAGCTCCTCGAGGAGCAGGAGCAGGCGGCCGAGAAGTACAACGGCGCCAAGGAGCGGGCCGACCAGCTGCACAAGCAGGCCGACCAGCTGCAGGACCAGATCGCCCGCAGCCAGGCCCAGATGACCGACCTGGCCGGCGGCCTGGCGGCGGTCGCGGCCGACGAGTACCGCACCGGCGGCGTCGACCCGTCGATGCAGCTGATGCTCTCCACCGACCCGGACAAGTACCTGGCGCAGGCCTCCAGCTTCGAGCAGGCCGCCAACACCCAGGCCGACACCCTCCGGTCGCTCAAGGACCAGCAGCGCCGGCTGGACCAGCAGAAGCAGGAGGCCGCGGCCGTCCTCGCCGAGCTGGACAGCTCCACCCAGGCGCTGAACGACGCGAAGAACCAGGTCCAGGAGAAGCTGAAGGAGGCCCAGAAGCTGCTGAGCAAGCTCAGCGCCGCGGACCGGGCCGCTATCCTCGGCGGCGGTGCCGCCGCCTCCCGCAGCGACTCCCGCTACGACCTCTCCAGCCTGCCGCAGCCCGGCGGCTACGCCGGTGTCGCGGTCAACGCGGCGATGGGCAAGCGCGGTTCGGCGTACGTCTGGGGCGCCACCGGCCCGAGCACCTTCGACTGCTCCGGCCTGATGGTCTGGGCGTACAAGCAGGCCGGGGTCTCGCTGCCGCGCACCTCGCAGTCCCAGGCCTCGGTCGGCACCGGGGTGCCGCTGTCCGCCGCCCAGCCGGGCGACCTGGTCATCTACTACGGCGACGCCCACCACGTGGGCATGTACATCGGCAACGGCCTGGTGGTCCACGCGCCGCGCACCGGCGACGTGGTGAAGGTGATGGCCGTCGACACCCTCCCGATCAAGACCATTCGTCGGGTCTGA
- a CDS encoding NYN domain-containing protein: MEAASGPAEGSGPAEEPAEVLDRPLPEGVRRRVVGIAADALGAIPPAELPASLRQYAKFTPARRAKYAATALAAALEAEPAFRLRIAERLRLGQPDLVKSLEAGSVPSAADPMDVAAAAYLLRTPGWTRVVAEAGEEAERVDAEGAAAEAGRLVEKLQAELAEARGAARAEQERQRADAEGVRREVESLRKRVRTLESDTRRAQAEARKLQAELDAARTAAATERSTAESEARRLRHRVSELEAAVEAGRRSAREGRSVEDMRLRLLLDTVLQSAQGLQRELALPVAQIRPADLVEAVVPGSASPNDVARRGLAEDDPALLDQLLAIPQVHLVVDGYNVTKTGYPTLPLEQQRLRLLGGLAMLAQRTQAEVTCVFDGQDLDVPVIMAPPRGVRVRFSRTGETADELIRRLVRAEPEGRPVVVVSADREVADGVRKAGARPVASVLLLNRLSRS, encoded by the coding sequence GTGGAGGCAGCGAGCGGGCCGGCGGAGGGTTCCGGGCCCGCCGAGGAGCCGGCCGAGGTGCTGGACCGGCCGCTGCCCGAGGGGGTGCGGCGCCGGGTGGTCGGGATCGCCGCGGACGCCCTCGGCGCCATCCCGCCGGCCGAGCTGCCCGCCTCGCTGCGCCAGTACGCCAAGTTCACGCCGGCCCGCCGGGCCAAGTACGCGGCGACCGCGCTGGCCGCGGCGTTGGAGGCCGAGCCGGCCTTCCGGCTGCGGATAGCCGAACGGCTGCGGCTCGGCCAGCCCGATCTGGTGAAGTCGCTGGAGGCCGGGTCGGTGCCCTCGGCCGCCGACCCGATGGACGTGGCGGCCGCCGCCTACCTGCTGCGCACGCCCGGCTGGACCCGGGTGGTCGCGGAGGCCGGCGAGGAGGCCGAGCGGGTCGACGCCGAGGGCGCGGCCGCCGAGGCCGGCCGCCTGGTGGAGAAGCTCCAGGCGGAGCTGGCCGAGGCGCGCGGCGCGGCCCGGGCCGAGCAGGAGCGCCAACGGGCGGACGCCGAGGGGGTGCGCCGCGAGGTGGAGTCGCTGCGCAAGCGGGTGCGGACGCTGGAGAGCGACACCCGGCGGGCGCAGGCGGAGGCCCGCAAGCTGCAGGCGGAGCTGGACGCGGCGCGGACCGCGGCGGCGACCGAGCGGAGCACCGCGGAGTCCGAGGCGCGCCGGCTGCGGCACCGGGTCTCCGAGCTGGAGGCGGCGGTGGAGGCCGGCCGCCGCTCGGCCCGCGAGGGCCGCTCGGTGGAGGACATGCGGCTGCGGCTGCTGCTGGACACGGTGCTGCAGTCGGCGCAGGGCCTGCAGCGGGAGCTGGCGCTGCCGGTCGCGCAGATCCGGCCGGCCGACCTGGTGGAGGCGGTGGTCCCGGGCTCGGCCTCGCCGAACGACGTGGCCCGCCGGGGCCTGGCGGAGGACGACCCGGCGCTGCTGGACCAGCTGCTGGCCATCCCTCAGGTGCACCTGGTGGTGGACGGCTACAACGTGACCAAGACCGGCTATCCGACGCTGCCGCTGGAGCAGCAGCGGCTGCGGCTGCTGGGCGGGCTGGCGATGCTGGCCCAGCGCACCCAGGCCGAGGTGACCTGCGTCTTCGACGGGCAGGACCTGGACGTGCCGGTGATCATGGCGCCGCCGCGCGGGGTGCGGGTGCGGTTCAGCCGGACCGGGGAGACCGCGGACGAGCTGATCCGCCGGCTGGTGCGGGCCGAGCCGGAGGGCCGTCCGGTGGTGGTGGTCTCGGCCGACCGGGAGGTGGCGGACGGGGTCCGCAAGGCCGGTGCCCGGCCGGTCGCCTCGGTGCTGCTGCTGAATCGGTTGTCCCGGAGCTGA
- a CDS encoding rhomboid family intramembrane serine protease: MVLPVLDRAAPPATGPGPAPVVTYALIAVSALVLLLGPSGVNPLYGTGAARLCAEQRYEHRWGAVPAELIDRRPLSAERLRQVAPVTPDCVLSPTPGKVPALSVLTSLFVHAGWLHLLGNLLFLFVFGPGVERRLGRARFLLCYLAIGYLATYGFALAEARTPDAVRALVGASGAIAGVLGAYLRLYPRARVTALVPVLLFLPLRFPAWLVLGLWFALQWWSVRDGGSGVAYLVHVIGFTAGWLFTWAACPRTAGPPAARPPTGRRGDGAADTLAAPPFTGAPE, translated from the coding sequence ATGGTGCTCCCCGTCCTCGACCGGGCCGCTCCGCCCGCTACCGGGCCGGGCCCGGCCCCCGTGGTCACGTACGCGCTGATCGCCGTCTCGGCGCTGGTGCTGCTGCTCGGTCCGAGCGGCGTCAATCCGCTGTACGGCACCGGGGCCGCCCGGCTGTGCGCCGAGCAGCGCTACGAGCACCGCTGGGGGGCCGTCCCCGCCGAACTGATCGACCGTCGGCCGCTCTCCGCCGAGCGCCTCCGGCAGGTCGCCCCGGTCACCCCGGACTGCGTGCTCTCCCCCACCCCGGGGAAGGTGCCCGCGCTCTCGGTGCTGACCTCGCTGTTCGTGCACGCGGGCTGGCTGCACCTGCTGGGCAACCTGCTCTTCCTCTTCGTCTTCGGCCCCGGGGTGGAGCGCAGGCTGGGCCGGGCCCGTTTCCTGCTCTGCTACCTGGCGATCGGCTACCTCGCCACGTACGGCTTCGCGCTGGCCGAGGCCCGCACCCCGGACGCGGTCCGGGCACTGGTCGGCGCCTCCGGCGCGATCGCCGGGGTGCTCGGCGCCTACCTGCGGCTGTACCCGAGGGCGCGGGTGACCGCGCTGGTGCCGGTGCTGCTCTTCCTGCCGCTGCGCTTCCCCGCCTGGCTGGTGCTCGGCCTGTGGTTCGCCCTGCAGTGGTGGTCGGTGCGCGACGGCGGCTCGGGCGTCGCGTACCTGGTGCACGTCATCGGCTTCACCGCCGGCTGGCTGTTCACCTGGGCCGCCTGCCCGCGGACCGCGGGCCCGCCCGCCGCCCGCCCGCCGACCGGGAGACGCGGCGACGGGGCGGCCGATACGCTGGCCGCACCCCCGTTTACAGGAGCGCCAGAGTGA
- a CDS encoding Lrp/AsnC ligand binding domain-containing protein, protein MITAIVLIKTSVDRIPEIAEAVAAIDGVSEVYSVTGSYDLVAMVRVRRHEDLAEVIPGQVNKVPGVTHTETQIAFRTYSQHDLEAAFALGLDE, encoded by the coding sequence GTGATCACTGCGATCGTCCTCATCAAGACCAGCGTCGACCGGATCCCCGAGATCGCCGAGGCCGTCGCCGCGATCGACGGGGTCAGCGAGGTCTACTCGGTGACCGGCTCCTACGACCTGGTCGCCATGGTGCGGGTGCGCCGTCACGAGGACCTCGCCGAGGTGATCCCCGGTCAGGTGAACAAGGTGCCCGGCGTCACGCACACCGAGACCCAGATCGCCTTCCGCACCTACTCGCAGCACGACCTCGAGGCGGCCTTCGCGCTCGGCCTGGACGAGTAG
- a CDS encoding aminotransferase class V-fold PLP-dependent enzyme, protein MAVSTEICAPLAVLGHDVQVPLASGEKVGYAALDYAASAPALQRVWDDIAAYAPYYGSVHRGAGYLSQLSTDLFEQSRRTVADFLDLRAGDQVVFTRATTDSLNLLAGVLPAGTRVFAFETEHHASLLPWRREGLTVSYLRAPRSHAEAVAALDAALAEAPEGPKLFCVTGASNVTGELWPVAELTRVAHRHGARVVLDAAQLAPHHRVSVRELDVDWIAFSGHKLYAPFGAGVLAGRADWLDAAEPYLAGGGASRTVAREVDGSVAVEWQQGPARHEAGSPNVIGAYAIASACRALGEAGFDELEAREQQLVEKLKKGLAEVPEVRVLSLFGEDAARVGVLSFVVKGWNSSHFSAALSAEYGIGVRDGLFCAHPLVRTLLGGEEAAPSECGAPEPSLPGERSLNAIRVSFGAGTPEEHVDRFLAAVRELVADGAKWTYRNEDGRCVADTSGR, encoded by the coding sequence ATGGCCGTTTCCACCGAGATCTGTGCCCCCCTCGCCGTGCTCGGCCACGACGTCCAGGTGCCGCTGGCCTCCGGCGAGAAGGTCGGCTACGCCGCGCTCGACTACGCCGCCAGCGCGCCCGCCCTGCAGCGGGTCTGGGACGACATCGCCGCCTACGCCCCGTACTACGGCAGCGTGCACCGCGGCGCCGGCTACCTCTCGCAGCTGTCGACCGACCTGTTCGAGCAGAGCCGCCGCACCGTCGCCGACTTCCTCGACCTGCGCGCGGGCGACCAGGTGGTCTTCACCCGGGCGACCACCGACTCGCTGAACCTGCTTGCCGGGGTGCTGCCGGCCGGCACCCGGGTGTTCGCGTTCGAGACCGAGCACCACGCCTCCCTGCTGCCGTGGCGCCGCGAGGGCCTGACGGTGTCGTACCTGCGCGCCCCGCGCTCGCACGCCGAGGCGGTCGCCGCCCTGGACGCCGCACTGGCCGAGGCCCCCGAGGGCCCCAAGCTGTTCTGCGTCACCGGCGCCTCCAACGTCACCGGCGAGCTCTGGCCGGTCGCCGAGCTGACCCGGGTCGCGCACCGGCACGGCGCCCGGGTGGTGCTGGACGCGGCCCAGCTCGCCCCGCACCACCGGGTGTCGGTGCGGGAGCTGGACGTGGACTGGATCGCCTTCTCCGGCCACAAGCTCTACGCCCCGTTCGGTGCCGGTGTGCTGGCGGGCCGGGCGGACTGGCTGGACGCGGCCGAGCCGTACCTGGCCGGCGGCGGGGCGAGCCGGACGGTGGCGCGCGAGGTGGACGGCTCGGTCGCGGTGGAGTGGCAGCAGGGCCCGGCCCGGCACGAGGCCGGCTCGCCGAACGTGATCGGCGCCTACGCGATCGCCTCCGCCTGCCGGGCGCTGGGCGAGGCGGGCTTCGACGAGCTGGAGGCCCGCGAGCAGCAGCTGGTCGAGAAGCTGAAGAAGGGCCTGGCGGAGGTGCCCGAGGTGCGGGTGCTCAGCCTGTTCGGCGAGGACGCCGCCCGGGTCGGCGTGCTGTCGTTCGTGGTGAAGGGCTGGAACAGCTCGCACTTCTCGGCGGCGCTCTCCGCCGAGTACGGGATCGGCGTCCGCGACGGGCTGTTCTGCGCGCACCCGCTGGTGCGCACCCTGCTGGGCGGCGAGGAGGCCGCGCCGAGCGAGTGCGGGGCGCCGGAGCCGTCGCTGCCGGGCGAGCGGAGCCTGAACGCGATCCGGGTGAGCTTCGGCGCGGGCACCCCCGAGGAGCACGTGGACCGCTTCCTGGCGGCCGTCCGCGAGCTGGTCGCGGACGGCGCCAAGTGGACCTACCGCAACGAGGACGGCCGCTGCGTGGCCGACACCTCGGGCAGGTGA
- the trpD gene encoding anthranilate phosphoribosyltransferase yields MVNVHSANGGSDPAQVVRTWPDVLSVLLRGEDLGRADTAWAMDRIMSGEASPAQVAGFMVALRAKGETVEEVSGLVESMYAHAEPLHIPGPAVDIVGTGGDRAKTVNISTMSAVVAAAAGAKVVKHGNRAASSASGATDVLEKLGISPDVSTRRVAEIAEEVGLTFCFAARFHPAMRHAAPARRDLGVPTAFNILGPLTNPARVTAHAIGCFDTRLAGLIAGVLAARGASALVFRGDDGLDELTISTTSHVWVVRGGAVTETQFDPREVGIDLVGIEALRGADPEYNAGVARRVFAGERGPVRDAVVLNSAAALVALDLTDAPLAEQIAAAMERTVAAIDSGAAEATLKRWAEATTK; encoded by the coding sequence ATGGTGAACGTGCACTCTGCGAACGGCGGTAGCGACCCCGCGCAGGTGGTCCGCACCTGGCCGGACGTCCTGTCGGTCCTGCTCCGCGGCGAGGACCTCGGCCGGGCGGACACCGCCTGGGCGATGGACCGCATCATGAGCGGCGAGGCCAGCCCCGCCCAGGTGGCCGGCTTCATGGTCGCGCTGCGGGCCAAGGGCGAGACCGTCGAGGAGGTCTCCGGTCTGGTCGAGTCGATGTACGCGCACGCCGAGCCGCTGCACATCCCCGGCCCCGCGGTGGACATCGTCGGCACCGGCGGCGACCGGGCGAAGACCGTCAACATCTCCACCATGTCGGCGGTGGTCGCGGCCGCCGCCGGCGCCAAGGTGGTCAAGCACGGCAACCGGGCCGCCTCGTCCGCCAGCGGCGCGACCGACGTGCTGGAGAAGCTGGGGATCAGCCCCGACGTCAGCACCCGCCGGGTCGCCGAGATCGCCGAGGAGGTCGGGCTGACCTTCTGCTTCGCGGCCCGCTTCCACCCGGCGATGCGGCACGCCGCCCCGGCCCGACGGGACCTCGGGGTGCCGACCGCGTTCAACATCCTCGGCCCGCTGACCAACCCCGCCCGGGTCACCGCACACGCGATCGGCTGCTTCGACACCCGGCTGGCCGGGCTGATCGCCGGCGTGCTCGCCGCCCGCGGTGCGAGCGCACTGGTGTTCCGGGGTGACGACGGGCTCGACGAGCTGACGATCTCCACCACCTCGCACGTCTGGGTGGTGCGGGGCGGCGCGGTCACCGAGACGCAGTTCGACCCGCGCGAGGTCGGGATCGACCTGGTGGGCATCGAGGCGCTGCGCGGGGCCGACCCCGAGTACAACGCGGGCGTCGCCCGCCGGGTGTTCGCCGGCGAGCGCGGCCCGGTGCGCGACGCCGTGGTGCTGAACAGCGCGGCGGCGCTGGTCGCCCTCGACCTGACGGACGCTCCGCTGGCCGAGCAGATCGCCGCGGCGATGGAGCGCACGGTGGCCGCGATCGACTCCGGCGCGGCCGAGGCCACCCTGAAGCGCTGGGCCGAGGCGACCACCAAGTAG
- a CDS encoding heme-copper oxidase subunit III, whose product MSVVATATATETGHAHGAVNRPNLVSVGTIVWLSSELMFFAALFAMYFTLRSVKGAEYWHEKAEALNVPFSLTNTIILVLSSLTCQMGVFAAERGDVKKLRSWFYITFVMGAIFIGGQIFEYTELVKKDGLSLSSDPYGTVFYLTTGFHGMHVTGGLIAFLLVLGRTYAARRFTHEQATAAIVVSYYWHFVDVVWIGLFATIYLIK is encoded by the coding sequence ATGTCCGTCGTGGCGACAGCAACAGCAACAGAAACCGGACACGCGCACGGAGCGGTCAACCGGCCGAACCTGGTCAGCGTGGGAACCATCGTCTGGCTGAGCTCGGAGCTGATGTTCTTCGCGGCCCTGTTCGCGATGTACTTCACCCTCCGCTCCGTCAAGGGCGCAGAGTACTGGCACGAGAAGGCCGAAGCCCTCAACGTGCCGTTCTCCCTGACGAACACCATCATCCTGGTGCTCTCGTCCCTGACCTGCCAGATGGGCGTCTTCGCCGCCGAGCGCGGCGACGTGAAGAAGCTCCGCTCGTGGTTCTACATCACCTTCGTGATGGGCGCGATCTTCATCGGCGGGCAGATCTTCGAGTACACCGAGCTGGTCAAGAAGGACGGCCTGTCGCTGTCCTCGGACCCGTACGGCACGGTCTTCTACCTGACCACCGGCTTCCACGGTATGCACGTGACGGGTGGTCTGATCGCCTTCCTGCTGGTCCTCGGACGGACCTACGCGGCGCGGCGCTTCACGCACGAGCAGGCCACCGCCGCGATCGTGGTGTCGTACTACTGGCACTTCGTCGACGTCGTGTGGATCGGCCTGTTCGCGACCATCTACCTGATCAAGTAA
- a CDS encoding c-type cytochrome — MKKLSARRRHPLAALVVLLLALAATGGLYAAFAPAEKAQADTSAQSLAIDEGKKLFAVGCSSCHGLNGQGSSDGPSLVGVGSAAVDFQVGTGRMPAQQPGAQVPRKKVIYSQTEIDQLAAFVASLGPGPVVPKEEAYTPSTDPAVAGEEISKGGELFRTNCAQCHNFAGQGGALTNGKYAPSLEGVDPKHIYEAMQTGPQNMPSFPDTTMPEEQKRQIVAFVRHTTNDEPNPGGLTLGSLGPVTEGLFGWIFGLGLLIVVAIWVAAHTTKAKKS; from the coding sequence GTGAAAAAGCTCTCCGCACGACGGCGCCACCCACTGGCAGCGCTGGTCGTCCTACTTCTCGCCCTGGCGGCCACCGGGGGGCTGTACGCCGCGTTCGCGCCCGCCGAGAAGGCGCAGGCCGACACCTCCGCGCAGTCGCTCGCGATCGACGAGGGCAAGAAGCTCTTCGCCGTGGGCTGCTCCTCCTGCCACGGCCTGAACGGCCAGGGCTCCTCCGACGGTCCGAGCCTGGTCGGCGTCGGCTCCGCCGCGGTCGACTTCCAGGTCGGCACCGGCCGCATGCCCGCGCAGCAGCCGGGTGCCCAGGTCCCGCGCAAGAAGGTCATCTACTCGCAGACCGAGATCGACCAGCTGGCCGCCTTCGTGGCCTCGCTCGGCCCCGGCCCGGTCGTCCCCAAGGAGGAGGCGTACACGCCCTCCACCGACCCGGCCGTGGCCGGTGAGGAGATCTCCAAGGGTGGCGAGCTGTTCCGCACCAACTGCGCGCAGTGCCACAACTTCGCCGGTCAGGGTGGAGCCCTGACCAACGGCAAGTACGCCCCCTCGCTGGAGGGTGTCGACCCGAAGCACATCTACGAGGCCATGCAGACCGGCCCGCAGAACATGCCGTCGTTCCCCGACACCACCATGCCGGAGGAGCAGAAGCGCCAGATCGTGGCCTTCGTCCGCCACACGACCAATGACGAGCCCAACCCCGGCGGTCTGACCCTGGGCAGCCTCGGTCCGGTGACCGAGGGCCTGTTCGGCTGGATCTTCGGTCTCGGCCTCCTCATCGTCGTCGCGATCTGGGTCGCCGCCCACACCACCAAGGCCAAGAAGTCATGA